The Desulforegulaceae bacterium genome has a window encoding:
- a CDS encoding PLP-dependent aspartate aminotransferase family protein — protein sequence MDDFTKIINLDFDHNIIGGKRVSTINSPEYKASTILYNSHEEMILAEEGKYTGIYYGTNRMPNQRELEESLNILENASITRIFPSGISAIRHVLLAFLKSGDHILVCDNVYGPTKLLCKFFLPKFNIETDYLPSDSENIEDFIKENTKAVFIESPGSITFEIQDIEKTVQTAKKHNLITIMDNTWATPLYFKPLENGIDISIQSITKYISGNSDVLMGSASINKKHSDYFDKYYSLMGVCNSAKDCILALKGLKTLKLRLKEHEKTALYLASWLEKEKIIEKVLHPALKSHSQHGLYKKFFKGSSGLFGFIFKEEICFDKISKFLNSLKLFGLGFSWGGYKSLASAGKVRRDLSSEYKDKIIIRISTGLEDRKDLKNDLKNSIKKIT from the coding sequence TTGGATGATTTCACAAAAATTATAAATCTTGATTTCGATCACAATATAATAGGAGGTAAAAGAGTAAGCACAATAAATTCACCTGAATACAAAGCATCAACAATTCTATACAATTCCCATGAAGAGATGATTCTTGCTGAAGAGGGAAAATATACTGGGATTTATTATGGAACAAACAGGATGCCAAACCAAAGGGAACTTGAAGAAAGTTTAAATATTCTTGAAAATGCTTCAATCACAAGAATTTTCCCTTCAGGAATAAGTGCAATAAGACATGTTCTTTTAGCCTTTTTAAAATCCGGTGATCATATTCTTGTCTGTGACAATGTTTATGGGCCAACTAAACTTTTATGTAAATTTTTTCTACCAAAATTTAATATTGAAACAGATTATCTTCCTTCAGATTCAGAAAACATTGAAGACTTTATAAAAGAAAACACAAAAGCAGTCTTTATTGAATCTCCTGGCTCAATCACCTTTGAAATTCAAGATATAGAAAAAACAGTTCAAACTGCAAAAAAACATAATTTAATAACAATAATGGACAATACCTGGGCAACTCCTTTGTATTTTAAACCCCTTGAAAATGGAATTGATATTTCAATCCAATCAATCACAAAATATATTTCAGGCAATTCTGATGTTTTAATGGGAAGTGCTTCTATAAATAAAAAACATTCTGATTATTTTGATAAATACTACTCTTTAATGGGAGTTTGTAATTCTGCAAAAGACTGTATTCTTGCATTAAAAGGACTTAAAACACTAAAACTAAGACTAAAAGAGCATGAAAAAACCGCTCTTTATCTGGCTTCCTGGCTTGAAAAAGAAAAGATCATTGAAAAAGTTCTTCATCCAGCCCTCAAATCCCACTCTCAGCATGGGCTTTATAAAAAATTTTTTAAAGGAAGTTCAGGACTTTTCGGATTTATATTTAAGGAAGAGATCTGTTTTGATAAAATTTCAAAATTTCTCAACTCTTTAAAACTTTTCGGACTGGGATTCAGCTGGGGAGGCTATAAAAGTCTTGCTTCCGCTGGAAAAGTAAGAAGAGACCTTTCTTCTGAATATAAAGACAAAATTATTATAAGAATAAGCACAGGACTTGAAGACAGAAAAGACCTTAAAAACGACCTTAAAAATTCAATAAAAAAAATAACTTGA
- a CDS encoding Na+/H+ antiporter NhaC family protein — MTAKTQNHPIQSGIALLPLGLFILIFLGSGIFFHLRETPYAFYQLSAPVAILPAIILAVILSSQRLGKTINSFLTGMGDTNIMAMCMIYLLAGGFSYVAKETGGVDATVNFALDIIPSGFILPGIFIVGAFISTAMGTSMGTIAAVAPIALGIAQKTGIPLPLMAGTVLGGAMFGDNLSIISDTTIAATRTQGCNMRDKFKMNIFIALPAAIITILYLFFAKSGTSSVVPIGDYNFFQVIPYIVILVMAVSGINVFVTLFTGIILAGILGFFTVDTYNLLIFSKDIYGGFTSMQEIFLLSMLIGGLSALMKKDGGLNFVSSKIEKMIKFFSKGGKSNKAAELGIGLMAFFTNLCTANNTVSIIVTGSVAREIAENNNIEPKRSAGILDIFSCICQGLIPYGAQVLLAASIFKISPVFVTGNVFYCMILAVCVVIAIMFRKNADN; from the coding sequence ATGACAGCAAAAACACAAAATCATCCTATCCAAAGCGGTATAGCTCTTCTGCCTTTGGGTCTTTTTATTCTTATTTTTCTTGGAAGCGGTATTTTTTTTCATTTAAGGGAAACCCCCTATGCCTTTTATCAGCTTTCAGCTCCTGTTGCTATTTTACCTGCAATTATTCTTGCAGTAATTTTAAGCAGCCAGCGTCTTGGAAAAACAATTAATTCTTTTTTGACGGGAATGGGCGACACAAATATAATGGCAATGTGTATGATTTATCTTCTTGCAGGGGGATTTAGCTATGTTGCAAAGGAAACAGGGGGAGTTGATGCAACTGTAAATTTTGCCCTTGATATTATTCCTTCAGGTTTTATTCTTCCCGGAATTTTTATAGTAGGAGCCTTTATTTCAACTGCAATGGGAACATCAATGGGAACAATAGCTGCAGTTGCTCCTATTGCCCTTGGGATTGCTCAAAAAACCGGAATTCCTCTTCCATTAATGGCAGGAACTGTGCTTGGAGGAGCAATGTTTGGAGACAACCTTTCCATTATTTCAGATACAACAATTGCTGCCACAAGAACCCAGGGTTGTAATATGAGAGATAAGTTCAAAATGAACATTTTTATTGCACTTCCAGCGGCAATTATAACAATTTTATATCTTTTCTTTGCAAAGTCAGGAACATCTTCAGTAGTTCCCATTGGTGATTATAATTTTTTTCAGGTTATCCCATATATAGTTATTCTGGTTATGGCAGTTTCAGGAATTAATGTATTTGTAACTCTTTTTACAGGAATAATTCTTGCTGGTATTTTAGGTTTTTTCACAGTTGACACCTATAACCTTCTTATTTTTTCAAAGGATATTTACGGCGGTTTTACTTCCATGCAGGAAATTTTTCTTTTGTCCATGCTCATAGGCGGGCTTAGTGCTTTGATGAAAAAAGACGGGGGACTTAACTTTGTAAGTTCAAAAATTGAAAAAATGATTAAGTTTTTTTCCAAAGGCGGTAAAAGCAATAAAGCAGCAGAGCTTGGAATAGGATTAATGGCTTTTTTTACAAACCTTTGCACTGCAAACAACACTGTATCAATTATTGTTACAGGAAGTGTTGCCAGAGAAATTGCAGAAAACAACAATATAGAGCCCAAAAGATCAGCAGGTATTCTAGATATTTTTTCCTGTATTTGTCAGGGGCTTATTCCTTATGGCGCCCAGGTTCTTCTTGCAGCTTCAATTTTTAAGATTTCTCCTGTTTTTGTTACAGGAAATGTTTTTTACTGCATGATTCTTGCTGTTTGTGTAGTTATTGCAATTATGTTCAGAAAAAATGCGGATAATTGA
- a CDS encoding choice-of-anchor L domain-containing protein, whose protein sequence is MKQAKALFLIFFLFLMSSVNAGAVTITPFDNSDNMAQTLLGTGITIVGTSYTGANEASGYFSDGLLSGLEIDKGILLTSGFALNANGTVNTSDSITGNNNLPGSSILDDLIPGYETFDATILSIDFQSSGENAYFNYIFASDEYNEYVDSSFNDVFGFFMNDINYALIPGTQTPVSINNVNNNRNSSFYFDNENGDYMFEYDGFTSMFTVNINDLTPGETYNLKLAIADAGDYAYDSGVFIQAGSFSNTLDPVPEPSTLILFGLGILGLCSFMRKKQN, encoded by the coding sequence ATGAAACAAGCAAAAGCATTATTTTTAATATTTTTTTTATTTTTAATGTCTTCAGTAAATGCAGGTGCTGTAACAATCACTCCTTTTGACAATTCGGATAATATGGCACAAACACTTTTAGGCACAGGAATTACAATCGTTGGGACATCTTATACCGGAGCAAATGAAGCCTCGGGATATTTTTCAGATGGCCTTTTATCAGGACTTGAAATTGACAAAGGAATTCTTTTAACATCTGGTTTTGCTTTAAATGCTAACGGAACAGTAAATACAAGTGACTCAATAACCGGAAATAACAATTTGCCCGGCTCATCTATACTTGACGATCTTATTCCTGGCTATGAAACCTTTGATGCAACAATACTGTCAATAGATTTTCAAAGTTCAGGGGAAAATGCATATTTCAACTATATATTTGCATCAGATGAATACAACGAATATGTAGACAGTAGCTTTAACGATGTATTCGGCTTTTTTATGAACGATATCAACTATGCTCTTATACCTGGAACACAAACTCCTGTTTCAATCAATAACGTCAATAACAACAGAAATTCTTCATTTTATTTTGACAATGAAAACGGAGACTACATGTTTGAATACGATGGGTTTACGTCCATGTTTACAGTTAACATAAATGACCTTACTCCAGGTGAAACCTATAATCTAAAGCTTGCAATTGCAGATGCCGGAGACTACGCTTATGACTCAGGCGTATTCATTCAAGCAGGCTCTTTTTCAAACACTCTTGATCCTGTTCCTGAACCTTCAACATTAATTCTTTTTGGTCTTGGAATACTAGGACTTTGTTCATTTATGAGGAAAAAACAAAACTAA
- a CDS encoding DUF5698 domain-containing protein produces MEFGIILTGVFIFFARMCDFTIGTMRIMMTVQGKPLIAFVLALFEITIWLFAVSTVLSQINEQPILIIFYSFGYATGNAVGILVERRLAFGIVALKLLTRSSSNEMVNFLRSKGLPVTTYVGEGIEGIINELYLVCNRRDLRWILLEVKKIDPKVFYIIEPARAMGHALKPLRSPMNAWTRQKERK; encoded by the coding sequence ATGGAGTTTGGTATAATCTTAACCGGAGTGTTTATTTTTTTTGCAAGAATGTGTGATTTTACCATAGGAACCATGCGAATAATGATGACTGTTCAGGGAAAACCTCTCATCGCATTTGTTTTAGCATTGTTTGAAATTACCATCTGGCTTTTTGCTGTGAGCACAGTCCTCAGCCAGATTAATGAACAACCTATTCTAATTATCTTTTATTCCTTTGGATATGCAACTGGTAACGCAGTTGGCATTCTTGTCGAACGTAGGCTGGCCTTTGGAATTGTTGCTTTAAAATTACTGACAAGGAGCTCCAGCAATGAAATGGTAAACTTCTTAAGATCAAAAGGACTGCCTGTCACTACATATGTAGGCGAGGGAATTGAAGGAATTATCAATGAGCTCTACCTTGTATGCAATCGAAGAGATTTAAGGTGGATTCTGCTAGAAGTTAAAAAAATAGACCCCAAGGTTTTTTACATAATAGAGCCTGCCCGGGCCATGGGCCATGCACTAAAGCCCCTACGCAGCCCCATGAATGCTTGGACAAGACAAAAAGAAAGAAAATAA
- a CDS encoding cytochrome c biogenesis protein CcdA — MFEQTITIPAAFGAGLLSFFSPCIIPLLPAYFSFITGVSIEELLEREKDSALKKQIILSTLMFISGFTLVFVLMGFSATAAGGLFSKFGNYLRIIGGTVVIILGLHLTGIIQLRFLQMEKRIELKQKPVHLIGSFFAGNAFAAGWTPCIGPILGSILVIASSQETMTQGGFLLLIYSLGLAVPFFILSFFIHFLLSFMQKTRKFIRFLNVFAGVFLILLGIVLIADKLGQISNFFL; from the coding sequence ATGTTTGAACAGACAATAACTATCCCGGCAGCATTTGGAGCAGGACTTTTATCTTTTTTCTCTCCTTGTATAATTCCGCTTCTGCCTGCATATTTTTCTTTTATCACAGGGGTTTCCATTGAAGAGCTACTTGAACGTGAAAAGGACAGTGCCCTTAAAAAACAGATAATTTTATCCACTTTAATGTTTATTTCAGGTTTTACCCTTGTTTTTGTTCTCATGGGATTTTCTGCAACAGCTGCAGGTGGACTTTTTTCAAAATTTGGGAATTATCTAAGAATTATCGGCGGAACCGTTGTGATAATTTTAGGGCTTCATTTAACAGGAATTATCCAGCTTAGATTTCTTCAGATGGAAAAAAGAATAGAATTAAAACAAAAACCTGTCCATCTGATTGGATCTTTTTTTGCCGGCAATGCCTTTGCAGCAGGCTGGACTCCTTGTATAGGGCCAATTCTTGGAAGTATTCTTGTTATTGCAAGTTCCCAGGAAACAATGACTCAAGGAGGATTTCTTCTTTTGATTTACTCTCTTGGCCTTGCAGTTCCTTTTTTTATTCTTTCTTTTTTCATTCATTTTCTTTTAAGTTTTATGCAGAAAACAAGAAAGTTTATAAGATTTTTAAATGTTTTTGCAGGAGTATTTTTAATTCTTTTAGGAATTGTACTTATTGCTGATAAACTTGGACAAATAAGTAATTTCTTTTTATAA
- the proC gene encoding pyrroline-5-carboxylate reductase, producing the protein MLFKTGFIGTGNMAEAIISSMIEKQIAAKDFLFANDLSSKRKEYMKNKYGLSLCSSNHEVIEKSDIIILAVKPQVLDEVLKESFKKTNFTQKKLIISIAAGIKTKTIESIIYSFTNEKNEKNFPVIRVMPNTPCLSGMGMSGICKGKNPDEKDLKTAKKIMDSMGKSIVVEENLMDSVTAVSGSGPAYFFYFIETLVNAGKKLGLTKDQAFELVFQTAKGSISLMEQTGEDPEVLRQKVTSKGGTTEAALNKFVSENMEKIVEKAVKAAHDKSIELSGN; encoded by the coding sequence ATGCTTTTCAAAACAGGTTTTATAGGAACTGGGAATATGGCGGAAGCCATAATTTCATCCATGATTGAAAAACAAATAGCAGCAAAAGACTTTTTGTTTGCAAATGATTTAAGTTCCAAGCGTAAAGAATACATGAAAAACAAATACGGATTAAGTCTTTGCTCATCTAATCATGAAGTAATTGAAAAATCAGATATAATAATTCTTGCTGTAAAACCCCAGGTTCTTGATGAAGTTTTAAAAGAGTCTTTTAAAAAAACTAATTTTACCCAAAAAAAACTTATAATTTCCATTGCAGCTGGAATAAAAACTAAAACCATTGAAAGCATTATCTATTCTTTTACAAATGAAAAAAACGAAAAAAATTTCCCTGTAATTAGAGTAATGCCAAATACACCTTGTCTTTCAGGAATGGGAATGAGCGGAATCTGCAAAGGAAAAAACCCAGATGAAAAAGACCTTAAAACAGCAAAAAAAATAATGGATTCCATGGGAAAATCAATTGTTGTTGAAGAAAACCTTATGGATTCTGTAACAGCTGTTTCAGGATCAGGGCCTGCCTATTTTTTCTATTTTATTGAAACCCTTGTTAATGCCGGAAAAAAACTTGGACTTACCAAAGACCAGGCTTTTGAACTTGTATTTCAAACAGCCAAAGGTTCTATTTCACTTATGGAACAAACAGGTGAAGATCCTGAAGTTTTAAGACAAAAAGTAACTTCAAAGGGAGGAACAACAGAAGCTGCCCTTAATAAGTTTGTTTCTGAAAATATGGAAAAAATTGTTGAAAAAGCAGTTAAGGCCGCCCATGACAAAAGTATTGAATTAAGCGGAAACTAA
- a CDS encoding zinc ribbon domain-containing protein YjdM, with translation MNNLPDCKKCGSKYTYDDGIMFVCPECGNEWSKEAPAEEKETKEKRIVDANGNTLNDGDTISVLKDLKIKGSSSVVKVGTKVKNIRLVDGDHNIDCKIEGIGPMKLKSEFVKKI, from the coding sequence ATGAACAACCTTCCAGATTGTAAAAAATGCGGTTCAAAATATACCTATGATGACGGAATAATGTTTGTCTGCCCTGAATGCGGGAATGAATGGTCAAAAGAAGCCCCTGCTGAAGAAAAAGAAACCAAGGAAAAAAGAATTGTTGATGCAAACGGAAACACCCTTAATGACGGTGACACCATAAGTGTTTTAAAAGATTTAAAAATCAAAGGCTCTTCTTCGGTTGTAAAAGTGGGAACCAAGGTAAAAAACATCAGGCTGGTTGATGGCGACCATAATATTGACTGCAAAATAGAGGGAATTGGCCCAATGAAACTCAAATCAGAGTTTGTTAAAAAAATTTAA
- a CDS encoding enoyl-CoA hydratase/isomerase family protein — MESLIFKKEGKIGRVTLNRPDKYNSFNLEMVNEFDSLLDKLRYDEETTVIVLDGGDAKGFCAGLDTEKYVNDIFAMNPVKAYDAQARMSRLFLKMRQIPQPIICCVHGAAAGIGFSLAMASDLRIISDNSKFSAAYINIGLGGADMSSSYFLPRLIGAGRAYEYLLTGNWMSAEESMSLGFASRLVSKEELVPTAMEIAKTMTTKNPMGIRMTKEAINVNLDCAGLEAALLMEDRNQMMITYTYKMK; from the coding sequence ATGGAAAGTTTGATTTTTAAAAAAGAAGGCAAGATAGGACGGGTTACTCTTAACAGGCCTGATAAATATAATTCTTTTAACCTTGAAATGGTAAATGAGTTTGATTCTCTTCTAGATAAGCTCAGATATGACGAAGAAACCACAGTTATTGTTCTTGACGGAGGTGATGCCAAAGGTTTTTGTGCAGGACTTGATACTGAAAAATATGTAAATGATATTTTTGCAATGAATCCTGTAAAAGCTTATGATGCCCAGGCAAGAATGAGCAGACTTTTTCTTAAAATGCGTCAGATTCCCCAGCCGATTATTTGCTGTGTTCACGGTGCTGCTGCAGGAATCGGCTTTTCCCTTGCAATGGCATCTGATTTAAGAATTATTTCAGATAATTCAAAATTTTCAGCAGCTTATATAAATATTGGTCTTGGCGGAGCTGATATGTCTTCAAGCTATTTTCTTCCAAGGCTGATAGGAGCAGGACGGGCCTATGAATATCTTTTGACAGGCAATTGGATGAGTGCTGAAGAATCAATGAGCCTTGGTTTTGCCTCACGCCTTGTTTCAAAGGAAGAGCTTGTTCCAACAGCAATGGAGATTGCCAAAACAATGACTACAAAAAACCCCATGGGAATAAGGATGACCAAAGAGGCAATTAACGTAAACCTTGATTGTGCTGGACTTGAAGCTGCTCTTCTCATGGAAGACAGGAATCAGATGATGATTACCTACACATATAAAATGAAATAA